Sequence from the Streptomyces sp. R33 genome:
TCCGCCTTCGCCGAACTCCTCGACCGGATCACCCCCACCACCTCCGTCGACACGCTCGTCTTCGCAGGCGAAGCTCTGCCGTCGACACTGGTGGAGCGGGTGCGGGAGGCGTTCCCCGGCGTCCGGATCGTCAACGCCTACGGTCAGACGGAGTCCTTCTACGCCACCACCTTCACCACCGACGGCACCCGGACCGGTGTGGGCAGCGCACCCATCGGCACCCCGCTGCCCGCCGTGCGCGCGTACGTGCTCGGCCCGTGGCTGAAGCCCGTTCCCCCGGGCGTCGTCGGCGAGTTGTACGTTGCCGGCGAGCTGGCCCGCGGCTATCGCGGCCGGGCGGCCCTGACCGCCGAACGCTTCCTCGCCGACCCCTACGGCCCGCCCGGCTCCCGCATGTACCGCACCGGCGACCTCGCCCGCCGGAACGGCGACGGACAGTTGGAGTACGCGGGGCGCACCGACACCCAGATCAAGATCCGCGGCTTCCGCGTGGAACCCGGCGAGGTCGAGGCCGCGCTCATCGCCCATCCCGACGTGACCAGGGCAGCAGTCGTCGCGAGGGATGCACCCACCGGGAGGCAATTGATCGCCTACGTGACGGGGGCAACCGTCGACGGCGGGACGCTGCGCGCGTTCGTGGCGCCGCGGCTGCCCGAGTTCATGGTCCCGTCGGCCTTCGTGGTCCTGGACCGGCTCCCGCTGACCCCCAACGGCAAGCTGGACCGCGCCGCTCTGCCCGCGCCGGACCCCACCGTGGGCACGGACGCGTACCGGGCCCCGCGCACTGCACACGAGGAGACGCTGTGCGCCCTGTTCGGGGAGGTACTGGGTGTGGAGCGGGTCGGCATCGACGACGACTTCTTCGCCCTCGGCGGTCATTCGCTGCTGATCGTGCGCCTGCTCGCCCGTATGGACGCCGAACTCGACGTGCGCGTCGGGGTGCGGGACTTCCTCACCGCCCCGCGCCCTGGCGACCTCGCCGGGCTCGTCGCCGGCGATACGGCGGGCCGGGCACCCGGCTCCCCCGCCGTGGTGCCGCCGTCGGAGGCGCGGCTCGCGCCCGGCCTGCGCTTCCCGGATGCCGGGGGCTTCGGCGCGCCACCGCGGCACGTACTGCTCACCGGCGCCACCGGGTTCGTCGGCGCGTTCCTGCTGCGGGAGCTCCTCGCGCAGACCGACGCGCAGGTGCACTGCCTGGTGCGCGCGGATGCGGAGACGGCCGGACGCGCGCGCCTGCACGCCGTGTTGGACTCGTACGGCATCGACGTGGGGGCGGACGCCGAGCGCGTGCGCATCGTTCCCGGCGACCTCGCGCAGGACGGCCTCGGCATCGGCGCGGCCCGCTGGGGCACGCTGCAGGACGAGCTGGACACGATCGTCCATGCGGGCGCGTACGTGCACCACCTGTCGGCGTACGAACGTCTGAAGGCGGCCAACGTGGAGGGCACGCGGGCGCTGCTGCAGCTCGCGGCCGCGGGCAGGCCGAAGCGCTTCCACTACCTGTCCACGCTGGGAATCTTCGGGCACGGCCCGACGCCGAGGCTGATCACCGAAGGCTCTGCGATCGAAGAGGCGCGACACATGGCCGCCGACGGCTACCTGGCGAGCAAGTGGGTGGCCGACATGATGGTCAAGGAAGCCGTCGCCCGCGGTGCGTCCGCCCGCGTGTACCGGCTCGGCCGCATCTGGGCGGAATCGGAGCGGGGCGCCATCAACCCGGACGACATGTTCTGCCGCCTGCTGGTCAGCTGCGCCGCCCTCGGCTGCCACCCGGAGGACACGGCGCTGCAGGCCGATCTGCTTCCCGTCGACATCGCGGCCCGCGCCCTCGTGGCCCTCGCCCTGACCGACGAAGGCCCGGAGTCCGCCGCCGTGCACCATCTGCATCACCCCGGGAAGACCGGCGCGGACGCCTTCCTGCGCGTCTTCGACGAGTGGCGGGGGACGCAGTCGGAGCCGGTGGGGCTCGGCACGTGGCTGCGCCGCCTCAGGCAGGCGAGCGAGGCCGGGCGCGACCTGCCGTTCCTGCCGTACCTCGACGTGTTCCAGCAGCACGTCGAGCAGATGGAGAACGCCGCGGGCGCGGTGGACGCCGCCGATCTCCCGTCCGACACCTACCGCAACGATCTGACCCTGCGGGCCCTTGAGCGCCTGGGCGTGGCCGTGCCCGAGGTCGACGAACGGATGATCCGGGACTTCTGGCAGCACTTGGAGGCCACGGGGGAGCTCGGCTGACAGGACGCGCCGGATCGCCCGGCAGGCTCCGGCAGGTGGCCCGCTGCGGGGGCTTCAGCGCCGGTGACCCCCGTACACCGGCGCTGGTGTGCCCTCGTCGGCACGCACGGCGTCCCGGCCGTGCACACGTACGACGCCCACCGGCCCGACGTCAGCGGCCGTCCCCACCACCGTCCTCCCGACGCCTGCGGCGGCGTCGGCCGAGGGCTCCCGCCAAACCGATCAAGCCACCTGTGAGCGCGCCGGACACGAGGATGCGCAGCAGGTCTTCCATGGTCCACTCCCCCTTCTGGGCCAGGTTCACCGTTGCCCGGTCCGCCCTGGGGCGCCAGGTGCTCGGGTGCCTGATCAACTACGAACGGGACACTACCGACGTGCAGAGCGCCTGGCTTGGACAAATTTGACCTCGCCCCTCACAGGGCCAGGGCGCCCTCTGCCACACGGGCGGCAGCCACCTGGCCGGGAGTGGTCTCGGCCAAGGCCCGGAACTCGCGGTTGAGGTGGGCCTGGTCGTAAAAGCCACAGGCAGCGGTCACTTCAGTGAGACTCGCTCCCCCGCGGGAGAGCAGCCGCACGGCCCGGTGGAAGCGCAGCACACGGGCGGACATCTTGGGCGTCAGGCCTACCTGTTCGGTGAACTTGCGGGTCAAGTAGCCCTGACTCCAGCCCACTTCGGCCGCGATGCGGCTGACCGGGATCGCTCCGCCGGCGTGGGAAAGCAGTCGCCAGGCGTGGCACACCTCGGGCGCGGGCCGCGGACCCCGCTCGATCCGGGCCGCCAACGCAATGTCCAGCAGGTCGAACCGGGCACCCCAGTTGCTCGTGGCGGCCAGTTGCTCCGCCAGCATTCCGCCCTCGGCGCCGAAGACGTCGCAGAGCCCGACCACCCTGTTGGTCAACTCGCGCATCGGAACGGCGAACAGCCGGTAGGCGCCCAGAGGGGTCAACTCGAGCCGGATCGCCTCCTGGCCACCAGGGTGGTCACACATCCGGGGCCCGTCCTCGAGACCCGCGACCAGCGAGCCGGTCACCTGGCTCTCCGGACCCGACTCCCCCAGCCGGCGGACCTGGGCGAACGGCTCCCCCAGGCTGATCACCAGGACCGCCCGACCCGTGGGAACCAATCGCACCCGGTAGGGCACGGCCCCCGCCGCCTCCCAGTAGCCGGCATAGCTGTGCACGAACGGGCGTAATCGGGCAGGCCACGGGCGGGTGACCCGCCAGCGCCCACCCAACCGGGTCATCTCGACACCCCGACCGGCCGTGCCCGTGCTTCCGGTGACCTGCATGGCCCTCCCCTTCCAGCGGCGCCGAGCGCCCGGCCCCGGCCGAGACCCCTGACGGTCGGTGGGCCTCGACCCGGTACCGCTCCCTGAGCATGCATCAGCATCCCAGAGACCACGGGCAGTACGGGCTGCGAGCGCGTTACGGCGACGACGGACCGATCAGAACGCGCCGCCGTCGATCAGCGCGAGGACCTCCGCTGTCGGCCGCACATCGCCAAAGGACCGGTAGACCGTGTGGAGGGTGGCGTTGTGGTCCTGATCGCGGCCGGTGGCGTTGGCATCGGCCACCATGACGACCCGGTAGCCGAGCGTCGAGGCATCGCGGGCGGAGGACTCGCAGCAGACGTTGGTGACCGTTCCTGTGATCAGAACCGTGTCGATGCCGCGCGCCTCGAGCCGCTCGGGGAGTGGGCAGTGGCCGGGGAAGAAGGCGCTGGGTGCGGTCTTCTCCACCAGCACGTCGTCGGCACCGACAGTGAAGCCGTGCCACAGGCGATCGGAGAGCGGGCCGCTGCCGCCGGCGTTGCGGAACATCCCGGCCGCCTCGGGGCCGTGGAATTCGTCGCCGACCCGGGTGCGCTCGGTACGCCCGGGCAGTACCCAGGCGACCGTTCCGCCGGCGGTGCGCAGTCGGCCGGCCAGACGCCGGACGTTCGGGACGATGCCGCGGCAGTACGGGTTGGCTTCCACGAAGAACGGCACCATGTCGACCACCACCAGCGCGGTGCGGGCGGGATCGAGGCTGGTGTACGCGAATCGGCGGCCGCGGCGCTCCTCCTGGCGCCGGTACTCGCGGTCCTCGATGTGCCAGGCGTGCGGGAGCGGTTCGTTGTCGGACACGGCGGAGCTCCTGTCGGTCGTGGTCGGGGTGACGCTTCCGGAACGACGGACCCGTCGAGTCCGTCACCGGCAAGGCAGCTTGGCGACTCTCGTCGTCCCGGTGCGGGTGAGGGCGGCGGCGACCGCGGTGAGCGCGGGCTGGACGGTCCCGCTCAGTCGACGCCGAGCAGGCGCCGCCGGTCCTCGGGACGGGATGCGAACTCCGCACAGGACGCTCGGTGGACGATGCGTCCCTTCTGCATGACCGCGACCTCCTGCGCGACGGAGAAGGCGAGCCCCAGGTTCTGCTCGACGAGCACGACCGACATGCCCTGCGCGCCCACCTCGCGGATCACCTCCCCGACCTGGGCGACGATCGCGGGAGCGAGGCCGTCGGACGGTTCGTCGAGCAGCAGCAGACGCGGATTGCCCAGCAGCGCCCTGGCGATCGCGAGCATCTGCTGTTCCCCGCCGGAGAGCTCGTCCCCGCGGTGGCCGAGCCGCTCCCCCAGCCGCGGCAGCAGGCCGAGGACGCGGGCCCTCGTCCACGGGCCCGTCGCCGGGCGCCGCGAGGCGATCGTCAGGTGCTCGGCCACGGTCAGCGGGGCGAACACCCGGCGCCCCTGCGGGACGACGCCGACCCCGGCTCGGGCGATCACGTCGACGCGGGACCCGGCGATCTCCTGTCCGCCGAGCGTGACGCTGCCTGCGTACGGCCGGACGAGCCCCATGACGGTCGAGATCAGGGTGGTCTTCCCGACCCCGTTGCGCCCGAGGACGGCGACGATCCCGCCCGCGTCGAGATCGAGGTCGACACCGCCGAGGACGACGCCTCCGGCGTACCCGGAGCGCAGCTCACGCACGCTGAAGAACGATTTCACGAGGAGACCTCCACGGTGCCGAGGTAGGCGCTCTGGACTTCGGCGGAGGCCCGTACCTCGTCCGGGGAGCCGGTCATCACGTGTCTGCCGAGGTGCATGACGGTGACCGTGTCGGCGAGCTCGAAGACCATGTCGAGGTCGTGTTCGATGAGCAGTACGGTCACCTCGCCGGGCAGGGCGGCGATCAGGTCGGTGAGCCGTGCGGTCTCCGCGGGAGACATGCCGGCGGCCGGCTCGTCCAGGAGCAGCAGCCGGGGGTCGGTGGCCAGTGCGACGGCGACCTCCAGCTGCCGCCGCTCACCGTGCGAGAGCGCGGCCGCTGCGACCTCGTGCCGGGCGGGCAGACCCACCCGTTCGAGCAGCGCGTGCGCCTGTGCGAGCTCCTTCGGGCGGGCGCCGACCTTCCGCCATCCGCCGAGGCCTCTCCCGGCCCGGCGCAACACGGCAAGCATGACGTTCTCCAGTACGGACTCCCGCATGAAGAGACTGGAGTGCTGGAACGTCGCTGCGACGCCGAGCCCGACCCGGCGGTGCACGGGCAGCCGGGTCACGTCCTTCCCGTCGACGAGGATGGATCCGGCGGTGACCGGCAGCGTTCCGGAGATCAGGCCGAACAAGGTCGACTTGCCCGCGCCGTTCGGGCCGATGATCGCGTGCCGCGCCCCTGCCCTCACGGCGAGGGAGACCTCGTCCAGGGCCCGGAAGGACCCAAAGTGCCGGGACGCCTTCCGTAGTTCGAGCAGAGGGTGGCTGTGGTCGTGGTCTGTCACGTCGTTCTCTTCCGGGTCGGCGCGAGCGGCAGCCGTACGCCGGCCAGCCCGCGGGGCAGCGCGTAGACGGCGACGACGAAGAGCACCCCGAGCAGCAACGGGCCACGCCCGGCGACGGCTTCGAGGTTTCCGAGGTAGTCCCGGGTGAGCCAGACGAGTGCGGCGCCGGCGCAGGCTCCCCACATCGAGCCGGAGCCACCGATGACGACGGCCAGCAGCGCCAGGGCGGCGATCTCGAATCCGGCGTCGCCGGGCGAGACGAAGCGCTGTACCGAGACCCACAGGGCTCCGGCGGCGCCGGCCAGCGCCCCGGCGCCGCAGTAGACGGTCAGGGCGTAGCGCTGCGTCGGATAGCCGATCGCCCTCATCCGTGGCTCGTTGTCGCGGACGCCGCGCAGGGCGAGGGCGAACGGGGTCGATCCCAGGCGGGAGACGGCGGCGAAGAGCAGCAGGAACACCGCCAGTACGTAGAAGTAGACGAGGCCGTCCAGCGCCAGCGCGGGCATGCCGGGCAGCGGTACCACGGCCGGGATGCCCGATACGCCGTCGGTGCCGTTCGTCAGCGACTTCCAGTTGACGGCGGCGCTGTACGCGATCTCGCCGATGGCCAGTGTCAGCATCAGGAAGACCACGCCCCGGGCCCTCACCGCCAGCCACCCGGTCGGCACCGCCACCAGCGCGGAGACGCCGGCGGCGATGAGGAGTTGCAGGACTCCGATGTCGGTGAGTCGCGTCGCCACGATCGCGGCCGTGTAGGCACCGACTCCGAAGTACGCCGACTGACCGAGGGTCGGCAGTCCGGTCAGGCCGGTGAGCAGGTTCACGCTGATGGCGAGGAGCCCGAACACCAGGATCCGCGACAGGGTGCCGACGGCGTACGGGTCGAGGACGAAGGGGGCCAGGGCGAGTGCGACGACGACGGCGGTCACGGACAGCGGCCGCGCGCCCCTCCGGGCAGCTCTGTTCGGGCTCATGTGCGCACCGCCGAGGGGATCAGGCCGTTCGGGCGGACGACGAGCACGAGCAGCATCGTGCCGAAGAGGAGGAAGGGAGCGTACTCGGGGAGCAGCGCCACCCCGAGGGTCTGCACCTGGCCGATGAGGAGCGCTCCGGCGAGCGCGCCGCGCACGGACCCGAGGCCGCCCACGACCACGACGACGAGCGAGAGGACGAGTACGCTCTCGTCGACGCCCGGACCGGGGCCCAGAATCGGTGCCCCGAGGACACCGCCGACCACCGCCAGGGCCGCGCCGGAGGCGAAGATCCCGTACAGCACCTTGCGGACGTCGACCCCGAGCGCGCGCACCATGTCCCGGTCCGCGACGGCGGCTCGCACGAGTGCCCCGAGCGAGCTGCGTTCGAAGACGAGGTGGACGAGGAGCGCGAGGGCGGCCGCGACGCCGATGAACACCAGCCGGTAGACCGGATACGCGTGGCCGACGAGGTCCACCGTGCCGCGCAGGGCGGTCGGCGGGTCCGTGGGCAGCACCTCGCCGCCGAAGGCCGCGGCGAGCAGGTCCGCGACGATGAAGGTGATGCCGAGCGTCAGCACGGCCTGGTCCAGGTGCCCGCGCCGGGCCAGCGGCCGGGTGAGGAACGTCAGCGCGGCCCCGCCCATGCCGCCCACCAGGGCGCCGGCCGCCAGCGCGAGGACAAGACCCCACACGCTCCCGTCGGACAGCGCGTAGGCGACGTACGCTCCGGCGAGGTAGAGCGTGCCGTGGGCCAGGTTCAGCACGTCCATCATGCCGAAGACCAGGGAGAGTCCGACCGCGATCGTGAACAGCAGCAGACCGAAGGCAACCCCGTCGACGACGCTGACGAGGTTGCCGTCCAACCATCCGGTCATGTCAGCCGCCCAGCCGG
This genomic interval carries:
- a CDS encoding amino acid adenylation domain-containing protein; this encodes MALPAEEAQALPRRAAELGVTVNTLVQGAWAVLLAGLTGRDDVVFGATVSGRPPAVAGVESMVGLFINTLPVRVRCTPGMSFAQVLSTLQERQAALLDHHHHSLSAIQQATGLKELFDTLVVFESYPVDRAAAADAGTAAGIAITGLRPFTGTHYPLTLMAGMDPYLCLSLQYQPSALDRATVDHIAARLPDVLRLALTAPDSPMALADVLAPADRDPFRSGPADTRAPVPAATLPQLFERQAATTPDATALVHDGAALSYAEINARVNRLARELAARGAGPETVVAIALPRSPELIVAMLAVLKAGAAYLPVDPKYPSSRLDFILGDAAPALILTDTATTGALPGTTAPILHLDDLDVSRRPGGNPATTDGTGPRTLAYVMYTSGSTGTPKGVLLDHATITNGIHHLAHQTGIRAGSRVLASTSINFDVSVFEIFTSLCHGATVDLVQDVLELTERDTWTGSLISTVPSAFAELLDRITPTTSVDTLVFAGEALPSTLVERVREAFPGVRIVNAYGQTESFYATTFTTDGTRTGVGSAPIGTPLPAVRAYVLGPWLKPVPPGVVGELYVAGELARGYRGRAALTAERFLADPYGPPGSRMYRTGDLARRNGDGQLEYAGRTDTQIKIRGFRVEPGEVEAALIAHPDVTRAAVVARDAPTGRQLIAYVTGATVDGGTLRAFVAPRLPEFMVPSAFVVLDRLPLTPNGKLDRAALPAPDPTVGTDAYRAPRTAHEETLCALFGEVLGVERVGIDDDFFALGGHSLLIVRLLARMDAELDVRVGVRDFLTAPRPGDLAGLVAGDTAGRAPGSPAVVPPSEARLAPGLRFPDAGGFGAPPRHVLLTGATGFVGAFLLRELLAQTDAQVHCLVRADAETAGRARLHAVLDSYGIDVGADAERVRIVPGDLAQDGLGIGAARWGTLQDELDTIVHAGAYVHHLSAYERLKAANVEGTRALLQLAAAGRPKRFHYLSTLGIFGHGPTPRLITEGSAIEEARHMAADGYLASKWVADMMVKEAVARGASARVYRLGRIWAESERGAINPDDMFCRLLVSCAALGCHPEDTALQADLLPVDIAARALVALALTDEGPESAAVHHLHHPGKTGADAFLRVFDEWRGTQSEPVGLGTWLRRLRQASEAGRDLPFLPYLDVFQQHVEQMENAAGAVDAADLPSDTYRNDLTLRALERLGVAVPEVDERMIRDFWQHLEATGELG
- a CDS encoding branched-chain amino acid ABC transporter permease; amino-acid sequence: MTGWLDGNLVSVVDGVAFGLLLFTIAVGLSLVFGMMDVLNLAHGTLYLAGAYVAYALSDGSVWGLVLALAAGALVGGMGGAALTFLTRPLARRGHLDQAVLTLGITFIVADLLAAAFGGEVLPTDPPTALRGTVDLVGHAYPVYRLVFIGVAAALALLVHLVFERSSLGALVRAAVADRDMVRALGVDVRKVLYGIFASGAALAVVGGVLGAPILGPGPGVDESVLVLSLVVVVVGGLGSVRGALAGALLIGQVQTLGVALLPEYAPFLLFGTMLLVLVVRPNGLIPSAVRT
- a CDS encoding isochorismatase family protein; this translates as MSDNEPLPHAWHIEDREYRRQEERRGRRFAYTSLDPARTALVVVDMVPFFVEANPYCRGIVPNVRRLAGRLRTAGGTVAWVLPGRTERTRVGDEFHGPEAAGMFRNAGGSGPLSDRLWHGFTVGADDVLVEKTAPSAFFPGHCPLPERLEARGIDTVLITGTVTNVCCESSARDASTLGYRVVMVADANATGRDQDHNATLHTVYRSFGDVRPTAEVLALIDGGAF
- a CDS encoding ABC transporter ATP-binding protein, which encodes MKSFFSVRELRSGYAGGVVLGGVDLDLDAGGIVAVLGRNGVGKTTLISTVMGLVRPYAGSVTLGGQEIAGSRVDVIARAGVGVVPQGRRVFAPLTVAEHLTIASRRPATGPWTRARVLGLLPRLGERLGHRGDELSGGEQQMLAIARALLGNPRLLLLDEPSDGLAPAIVAQVGEVIREVGAQGMSVVLVEQNLGLAFSVAQEVAVMQKGRIVHRASCAEFASRPEDRRRLLGVD
- a CDS encoding helix-turn-helix domain-containing protein, translating into MQVTGSTGTAGRGVEMTRLGGRWRVTRPWPARLRPFVHSYAGYWEAAGAVPYRVRLVPTGRAVLVISLGEPFAQVRRLGESGPESQVTGSLVAGLEDGPRMCDHPGGQEAIRLELTPLGAYRLFAVPMRELTNRVVGLCDVFGAEGGMLAEQLAATSNWGARFDLLDIALAARIERGPRPAPEVCHAWRLLSHAGGAIPVSRIAAEVGWSQGYLTRKFTEQVGLTPKMSARVLRFHRAVRLLSRGGASLTEVTAACGFYDQAHLNREFRALAETTPGQVAAARVAEGALAL
- a CDS encoding ABC transporter ATP-binding protein, which translates into the protein MTDHDHSHPLLELRKASRHFGSFRALDEVSLAVRAGARHAIIGPNGAGKSTLFGLISGTLPVTAGSILVDGKDVTRLPVHRRVGLGVAATFQHSSLFMRESVLENVMLAVLRRAGRGLGGWRKVGARPKELAQAHALLERVGLPARHEVAAAALSHGERRQLEVAVALATDPRLLLLDEPAAGMSPAETARLTDLIAALPGEVTVLLIEHDLDMVFELADTVTVMHLGRHVMTGSPDEVRASAEVQSAYLGTVEVSS
- a CDS encoding branched-chain amino acid ABC transporter permease, which encodes MSPNRAARRGARPLSVTAVVVALALAPFVLDPYAVGTLSRILVFGLLAISVNLLTGLTGLPTLGQSAYFGVGAYTAAIVATRLTDIGVLQLLIAAGVSALVAVPTGWLAVRARGVVFLMLTLAIGEIAYSAAVNWKSLTNGTDGVSGIPAVVPLPGMPALALDGLVYFYVLAVFLLLFAAVSRLGSTPFALALRGVRDNEPRMRAIGYPTQRYALTVYCGAGALAGAAGALWVSVQRFVSPGDAGFEIAALALLAVVIGGSGSMWGACAGAALVWLTRDYLGNLEAVAGRGPLLLGVLFVVAVYALPRGLAGVRLPLAPTRKRTT